The Rhodopirellula halodulae sequence GCATCGCATCAATCGGACGGATGCTCCGAAGACTTGCACCCGCTGGCGACCAACCTCCGTTCAAATATCGACTTACAACCTGAATCGGTTTCCGGATAGGCTCTGAAACCTACGGCAGCGACGAGCCGCTTGGTGTTTTGGTGCGAAGGATTGTGGGGCTCGATCGCACCGCGGCAAAAGCAGCCTTGGCCGACTTCCTTGCTGAAGGTCAATACTCAGCGGACCAAATTCGGTTTGTCGATTTGGTCATCGACCACCTCGTCGACAATGGCCTGATCGACCTTGCACAGCTCTTCGAGCCGCCCTTCACCGACATTCACGCTGAGGGCGTCGCCGGTGTCATGGGCGAAAACGCCGAAACATTCATTGGTGCAGTGCGTCGGATTAACGCGAATGCCACTGGTGTCGCTCAGTGAAGTTGAACAGCCGAATATGTTCGATCGCGCTACTCTGCGTTTTGTTCATCGCCGCTGGCATCAATCACTTTGTGTCGCCGGGCGTTTACCTGAAGATCATGCCGGACTATTTGCCTTGGCCGTTGCCATTGGTTTACGTCTCTGGGTTCTTTGAGTTGCTTGGTGGCGTTGGCTTGGCGGTGCCACGAATGCGGCGAGCGGCGGGGTGGGGATTGATCGCACTGCTTGTTGCCGTCTTCCCAGCGAACGTGGATATGCTGATGAACGCGGGCCAGTTTCCGGCGATCCCGGTTTGGGCACTGGTTGCTCGGCTGCCTCTGCAGGGTGTGCTAATCGCTTGGGTTTGGTGGGCGGCAGTGAAATCGCGATGATGTTCGCGTCTCCCAGCTATTCTCAGTGTCTCTAAATCAGATGACCCGGCAAACGGCGTTTGGGCTCTGTTTCGGTGGGTCGCTACGAAGTGGGTGATTGGAAACGTCGCGATTTTCAGGGGCAAACGCGGTTCTCAACTGGACCGAAAGGGAGGTCGCTACGGCTCCTAACCCAAACCGGCTAAGACACAGAGAACGTAAGAATTCTGGCCCAGAAACCGAAATCCGGCCGCGAGTGCCGGCCTGAGTGTTCTCAGGATTCTGAGACGACAGAGAAACCTCCGCCACGAACATCGACGCAAGTCGTGCGTAGACAGCGGGATAAAACGAAAAAAGCCGATGCGGAGCACGCATCGGCTTTTCGTTAACCGTTGGGTCAGAACTTGTTCCAACCTTTCAGAGAAGTTGCGGGAGCCGGATTCGAACCGACGACCTCGAGGTTATGAGCCTCGCGAGCTACCGGGCTGCTCCATCCCGCGGTATGTGACACGTTGAATCGGACGCCAAGGTTCGATTTCTACAGCGAAATTTCGCAAAAAAATCATTTCGTGGCGGCGTCGCAACGATGCGAGGACTATCGGTCACAAACCGAATCTCGTCAACCGTCTTCCAGCAATGTTGCTGAGATTTTCGTTTTTTGGCGAGCGATTCGCTATGTTGTTCTAAACTAGAGCGTTGCGCACCGGTCCCGGACACTCCCATCTGAATATGACTCTTCCCCCCGACACGACCGCATCCGATTCTTCGGGTGGACTGGAAGCATCGGGGATGTTCTCTTCCGGCTCACCGCAGAGTTCGGGCCCACCGCAGAGTTCGGGCCCGCCGCAGGTTCCGGGCCCACCGCAGAGTGCGGGCCCATCAAATGGTGCGGGGCAGTC is a genomic window containing:
- a CDS encoding type I restriction-modification enzyme R subunit C-terminal domain-containing protein, which encodes MGSETYGSDEPLGVLVRRIVGLDRTAAKAALADFLAEGQYSADQIRFVDLVIDHLVDNGLIDLAQLFEPPFTDIHAEGVAGVMGENAETFIGAVRRINANATGVAQ
- a CDS encoding DoxX family protein, with product MNSRICSIALLCVLFIAAGINHFVSPGVYLKIMPDYLPWPLPLVYVSGFFELLGGVGLAVPRMRRAAGWGLIALLVAVFPANVDMLMNAGQFPAIPVWALVARLPLQGVLIAWVWWAAVKSR